Within Acomys russatus chromosome 7, mAcoRus1.1, whole genome shotgun sequence, the genomic segment ttgtacacacaaaataaatatttttctaaaaagaagaaaatggatgtgTGTTGAATGGGTGACATGGCTGAACTCTTGTGTTTTCTGGACTTCCCttgctatttttttcctaaaaaagaaGCACAGGAAAGAAAGGCTTTTAAATGCTTAGTCTGCTTGTGGGACCAGATAGTATCCCTCTacagcccctccctctgtccctcacaATTGAAATCCCAGTCCAGGCTCCATTCACTTAACCTACCACAATGAGAGTTCCTGAGATTTCTTCTTCGGGGCTATGGTGGGGGTGAGGTTGAGACTTggtctcactgcatagcccagggtggcctccaattcacaataatcctcctgccttgaactcctgagttctggggtcaATTATGTGCATGAATCACCATGCTCTGCTTTCACACACCTTCCATCCCTTTGCTCTAAAGCCCCAGCAGCTCCGTGAATCACCAAGGTGCTGAGGCTGCCACTGTCCTCATGAAATGTggttgtggctcagtggcagagcatcaCTTAACACAAGTGAGggcctgggggtgtggctctgtggccAGTTGCATCTGAGAGCCTCCAGGTCCTGGGTTCCCCAGCACCTAGAAAGAGTGGGTGTCCCAGATGGGAGTCCTGTGAGGGGCTGATTTTAAGCTTGTTCTGCTGCAGAGGGCAGCTCTGCTCTTATAAACCCAGAACCAAGGCTCTGGTGGGCTACACACAGCCACATGGGCACCGCACACCCACTGGGGGTACAGCCGAGACATCCACCACAGCTAGCTACCCTGACCTGGCcttggaaaggagaggagagttgACTGTGAGAGGCGAGAGGAGTGTGCTTGGAGcctgagggaggctgaggcaggagtgagGCTGCCGTTCTGAGAGCCTGGTAGGACCTGAGATAGcacaaggaggaagaaggcaggtgATGGGCTGGAGGAACCAGGCCCAGGGCTCGCTAGGGGTTGGTAGAGTGCCCGCCTAGCATGCAGAAAGTACAGGGTGCCGGCCCCAGCGCTGCTGTATAAACCGCAGGTTGGTGAACGCCTGCAACCTCAACAgcaggaaggtagaggcaagaggacttGGAATTCAAGTCATCCACGGCTATAtgtgaatccaaggccagtcCATCTCAATAAAGTGTGTATGGGACACCACTGTCCCTGCCATCTAGGTGTGCAGCTTGTATGGGGTAGGAGACTTCGCCGCAAGTGGTGAAGTGTCAGGTCTGTGAGTCTAAACACCTTTGCAGGGAGGGCGTGGTAGATGAGGGGGGATGGAGATGGGGGTAGGGATGGAGAGGGGATCACTGAGGGCCAGGGTGCCAGGGCTGACGCCCTTGGGCTGCCTGCCGTAGGGTGGTGCTGCAATGAAGGCTTTGGGTTAGCAGGCCAGGGCTCTAATCCCTAAAGTGGCATGCCCTCCAAGCCCATGAGAGCAACAGTCAGGATCCTGACTGGTGACAAGAcgccagtactcaggaggcccCAACAGCCCAAGAGCGTGTTCGTGGTCTCTTGTCAGCTACCTACCTTCTGCCACCCTCCCTTCTTGAGGGATTTGACCCTTGACCTTGGTCAAGTGACAGGTCCCATAAgaaggtggtgggggaggagcgtGGCTGGGAAAGGACTGTGCACCCAGCAAGCCATGCAGTGAGCCTCTTCTGCTCCTTTCTGAATCAGAGAGATTATAGGACTGTTGAAGGgtgagttacaggtgtgtgtgtggaaagcaTCCTaggccagaaaaaaacaaaaaacaaaaacaggaagaagcCAGTCGTGGAGGCTCAGACTTGTCATCCCAGGTAGTCAGAATCCTGAAGCGCAGAGATCAAAAGTTTGAGGCTGGTCCCAGGAGcttactgagaccctgtctctaaacacaaAGTAAAAAGACAGCTTGGGGTGAAGGCTAGTGGGAGGGCACCTGTCTAGACTCCCCCAGAGAGGAGCTGGAATGTGGCTCGGTGTAGATCACCCATGTAGAATCCTCCCGGGAGGGGCTGGATGTGGCTGAGGCATGGAGCCCCTGTCCCACTCGTTGGAGACCCTGGGTCTTTCCTCAGCACCACATACTGATCACTGAGCTTCATCCTCCTGCTGTAATCTGGGTGGTCCTGCCGCCCCCAGGCTTGTCAGGTGCACTGACACACATCTCCCCGCAGGTGATCCGAACGGACACATTCAAGCACCTCCGGCATCTGGAGATCCTGCAGCTGAGCAAGAACCTGGTGCGCAAGATCGAGGTGGGCGCGTTCAATGGGCTGCCCAGTCTCAACACGCTGGAGCTCTTCGACAACCGGCTGACCACAGTGCCCACGCAGGCCTTCGAGTACCTGTCCAAGCTccgggagctgtggctgcgcaaCAACCCCATCGAAAGCATCCCATCCTATGCCTTCAATCGTGTGCCCTCCCTGCGCCGCCTGGACCTGGGTGAGCTCAAACGGCTGGAGTACATCTCGGAGGCGGCCTTCGAGGGGCTGGTGAACCTGCGCTACCTCAACCTGGGCATGTGCAACCTAAAGGACATCCCCAACCTCACAGCGCTGGTGCGCTTGGAGGAGCTGGAGCTGTCGGGGAACCGGCTGGACCTCATTCGCCCCGGCTCCTTCCAGGGCCTCACCAGCCTGCGGAAGCTGTGGCTGATGCATGCCCAAGTGGCCACCATCGAACGAAATGCCTTCGACGACCTCAAGTCGCTGGAGGAGCTGAACCTGTCCCACAACAACCTGATGTCGCTGCCGCACGACCTTTTCACGCCCCTGCACCGCCTGGAGCGTGTCCACCTCAACCACAACCCCTGGCACTGCAACTGTGACGTGCTGTGGCTTAGCTGGTGGCTGAAGGAGACAGTGCCCAGCAATACCACATGCTGTGCACGCTGTCACGCACCAGCGGGCCTCAAGGGCCGCTACATCGGTGAGTTGGACCAGTCGCACTTCACCTGCTACGCCCCAGTCATCGTGGAGCCCCCCACAGACCTCAATGTCACCGAGGGCATGGCGGCGGAGCTCAAGTGCCGCACAGGCACATCCATGACCTCGGTCAACTGGCTGACACCTAACGGCACGCTCATGACGCACGGTTCCTACCGTGTGCGCATCTCAGTACTGCACGATGGCACGCTCAATTTCACCAACGTCACCGTGCAGGACACGGGCCAGTACACATGCATGGTGACAAACTCAGCCGGCAACACCACTGCCTCGGCCACACTCAACGTGTCGGCCGTGGACCCCGTGGCTGCGGGAGGGCCTGGGAGTGGGGGgcccgggggtgggggcggtgcaGGGGGCGCGGGAGGCTACACCTACTTCACCACAGTGACTGTGGAGACGCTGGAGACTCAGCCTGGAGAAGAGGCTCAGCAGCCCCGGGGTACTGAAAAGGAGCCCCCGGGGCCCACGACGGATGGCGCGTGGGGTGGTGGCCGGCCTGATGCTGCAGCCCCGGCCTCAGCGTCTACTACGGCGCCAGCCCCGCGCTCCTCACGGCCCACGGAGAAGGCATTCACGGTGCCCATCACGGACGTGACAGAGAACGCACTTAAGGACCTAGACGACGTCATGAAGACCACCAAAATCATCATCGGCTGCTTCGTGGCCATCACCTTCATGGCCGCCGTGATGCTGGTGGCCTTCTACAAGCTGCGCAAGCAGCACCAGCTGCACAAGCACCACGGGCCCACGCGCACCGTGGAGATTATCAATGTGGAGGACGAGCTGCCTGCCGCTTCTGCTGTGTCGGTGGCCGCAGCCGCTGCTGTGGCCGGAGGCGCGGGCGTGGGCGGGGACAGCCACCTGGCCCTTCCAGCGCTGGAGCGAGACCACCTCAACCACCACCATTACGTGGCGGCCGCCTTCAAGGCGCACTACGGCGGTAACCCAGGAGGCGGGTGCGGGGCCAAGGGCCCCGGCCTCAACTCCATCCACGAACCTCTGCTCTTCAAGAGCGGCTCCAAGGAGAATGTGCAAGAGACACAAATCTGAACCCGGGTGTGCGGGGACGCAGGATGCCTGCTTGCCGCGCAGTCCTGGTGGCGCCGCCCGCCGTCCTGCAAtggaaaaggacctggagatcAGGAGAGGTGGCCCCGCCCTCCGCCTTGCCGCGTCCTCTGCCCACCCGCCCTGCCCGCCACCTTCCAGGGGAGAGGAGCTTCTTCGAGGGGCACCCTTTCCTCTCATCCCAACAACCCTCCTTTtatggctctttcttttttctttctttttttgcagttTGACGCCTGTCCTTCCCTCCTACTCCTCCACCCTCAAAACACAAGAGACAGACAACTTCACCAGAGCCCAGGGGGCAACTCCGACAGTGTCCCCAACAGCGAGCTCCACTCGCGGCCCTGGCCGGCCCTACCCGCCCCACAGACTCTTTTGATACTGAAGGGAAGTTTGCGTCAATCACTACCTGCTctgtaattactttaaaaaaaaaaaaaaacatggaaaaagttaaaaaaaaaaagttttttttttttgttttttttgatcaTCAAAGTATTGAAGACAGACAGAGTACAAAGCCACtgtgggtgggaccaggagaggaTAGACAGCCATCTATGCTGTCCTCGAAGGAGGAGAGAGTGTGCAGCCCAAAGTTACGTAGCTCTGGGTCTCTTCATCCCCAAAATTACAGAAGGAGCAGGCTCacccagcacacagcagcacgGTTCCATCTTCCCAGCCGCCCTTCCAGGACTGTGCTGGGGGCTCTGTCGCTTGCCCTCCTCCCAcgtgtctctgtctcagtctccatCTTCATCTCTGCCTCTCATTCCTTTCTGACTGAtgcctccccaacacacacacacacacacacacacacacacacacacacacagcatacaacCCAGAAGGGCCCTAGGACTGCAAAGCTCCAGGGTGGCATGGAACAACAGAACTGTGGGCTGTTGGGGTTCTGAGTGCTGGAAGTCCAAGGTCACACTGCTGGCCGAGCAGCCCAAAGCTCGGTCCCGGCTGCCGGGGCCAGAGTGTGCCTCCCCTGAGTAGTCACACTGTCATGCTTTTTATAGGGTTATGCTGCCGCAGAGCCCCCTAACCTGACCATCTGCAGACACGGCTGTCCAGAAAGGCCACCACTGATGGTCTGAAGGTCAAGGCAGACACAGAACTTTCTGGGTGGCACTATTGAGCACATGTCCCTGGCTACTCAGGAGACGGAGTTTGTACAAGGGAGGTGCACACAGAATAAACAAGCCTAGACCACAGGAGGGACATTGTAAATGGACCAGGGCACGCGGAGGGCAGAGTCACCTGTAACGAGGAAAACATGCAGCCAGGCAGGACAGGGGAGTTCAACCTCCAGAGAGCTAGGGCTCCCCAGGAAGTCTGCAGcagcccagggaggcagagaggtagCCAGAGCCTGACATACAGCTCTCAGATACCTGGGGTGGGCTATTGCAGCTAATGTGGCCTGTCCTAACATCCATACACAGCAGATCTACACCCTATATGGACACTAAAGGCCCCAGGGTGCATACCTCTCTACCAGAGGTGGGAGAGCAGGAAGAGCCCCCCTCAACTCCTTGCACCTTGTGTGCCTGCCCCCTTCTTCCCGGCCCCACCTCTTCCCTATGTTTCtagcacgcgcgcgcacacgcgtgcgaacacacacacacacacacacacacacacacacacacactgcatcttctctcccaccccagcGCTAAGTGGATTCTTTATCTGTCTGGCCCTATCTCCCTCCTCATCAGGCTCCTCTGTGCTGATGGGGTCTGGGACAAGGCTATTGCGCATGCACTGTAGCTTCTCGCTCcatctttcctgctttctctgcaACCATCTCGGCTAGAATCCTGGTTACCATGGCAACACTGCGGCTGTACCAGGTGGCAATGGGGGCAGGGAGCTGGCCTGCTGCAGCCTGCCATGTCCCATGCCAGGCCTTCCAAGCAGTGCCTGGGCGCATACTGAGGGCATGTAGAGACTCCCCCAGCCATGTAGGTCCCTTGTCCATGGGTGGGAtaggagacaggagaggaagcagggatGGGACTGTGGCCTCAAGGTGGAGTGAGTGGTGGACAGCTAAGGTGAGCTCAAGGGCAGTGAGACACTGGAGTGAGAGGGAGGacgacagccagggctgagaagcatggaagacagaggaaagcagGACACAGGTAGGGCATGCCGGACCACATAACATCCCAGCAAGACCTTTCCACTTAGACCTCAGGGGGGAATGGCGATCAAGAGGTCTGCGAGGGGCCTGATAGAAAACCCAAGTTCCTGCGCCCGACCCCCTTCTTTCCCTATACCAAGCAAAATGCGGTTTCCATGGCAACCTGCTGGCCAGCCTGATGGGGGGACCACAAAGGGAATTTTCTACCTCAACAGGATGGAGAATGTGGGCTGCACCAGTGGGGTAGGGGGCACATGGGGTCGTGAGAGGCCTAGCTCCCAAGCCACCATGCCAGCCAGCACAGGAGGGCAGAGGGCTTGCAAAAAAGcgccctctctgtctgtctgtctgtctgtctgtctctctctctctctctgtctctctctctctctctgtatgtgtgtgtctcaccATCCATtttgctccctccctctggctccaGTAGAGAGGGTCAAAGGTCAAACTCCAAAGATCATTCACTGTCCAGACCTGGTACAGGGGCCAACAAGCACAGGAGATCCCCTACAGGACACGGTGCTAAAGGCCATGGCCACCACTGTGACCCCTCAAGTCCCTCAGAAGGTGGGAGTGGTGGGCTATGGACGCCTGGGTGAGTAAGAACTAGCTTGGGGCCTCCTTCCTTGGGCCTGTTCCTAAAGGCCCAGAAACATCTCTGCTCCCACATACCTTTCACCCCAGTCTGCCAGCCCAGCCTGCCTTCTGCCCATTCACTGGgcccctgtctctcctctctttctctctctctctctctctctctctctctctctctctctctctctctctcacacacacacacacacacacacacacacacacacacacggccaccactaccaccaccgtgttttgggggagggggtctgggtctctctttctccctctctctggatTTCTGGCCATGTATTTTGTTTGTCCctctctttctgggtctctgtccctctctctgggtcttggtctctgtcctccccaccccaccccccgcccatctcccaatgtgtgtgtgtaaggactcCCCACCCACGCCCCatctccatgtgtatgtgtgtgtctgtgtctgtgtgtctgtctgtatgtgtgtgtgtgtgtgtctgtgtgtgtctgtgtctgtgtctgtgtactcTCAGAACTCTCCTGGGACCTCCCGCCCTTCCCCTGTCTGCAGGACAATCCCTTGTGTCCCGCCTTCTGGCTCAGGGATCAGAACTGGGTCTAGAACTTGTCTTTGTGTGGAACCGGGACCCTGGACGAATGGCAGGGAGTGTGCCCCCTGCCCTGCAGCTCAGAGACCTCACCACTCTTGAGGAAAGGTCAGTAGCCCACAGCAGGAGCCTTCCCAAAGCTGCTTCTTGTCTGTCAGGCAGACAACCCCTTTGACCCTCTCTGGGTCTCGGTGCACATCAAAGATAAACTAGAACAAGCCCGCCATCGTGTTTCCCTCCCACGCCAGGGTAAGGAGTGATACCCCTCCAAACCCTGAGGAAGCTGGGAGACAGAAGACATGGCTCTTCTCCAAggccctcttcctctgtgtctccctctcccAGGCACCCTGACCTTGTGGTAGAAGTGGCCCACCCCAAAATAATCCAGGAATCCGGGGTGCAAATCCTGCGCCATGCTAACCTCCTGGTGAGCCCCCTCCCCCGTCAGTGACTCTCTTTCCATGCTGGGTGAACCCCACCCTACAGCAGTGATCCATGTCTTGGCCTTGCCTCTCTCTACCGTCCATCACCCAAGGTGGGATCTCCCTCAGCTCTGGCTGACCAGACCACAGAGCAGCACCTGCTGGAGGCTGCAAACCGCTGGGGCCACACTGTGTTTGTGGCCCGCGGGGCCCTGTGGGGGGCTGAAGACATCAGCAGACTGGATGCAGCTGGGGGCCTCCAGGTGAGGACCCtctgggctgccaccagaggCAACCTCAAAGAGTCTCAACCTCCTGACCCTGCCATTGCTTCCAGAGCCTTCGAGTCACCATGGCCACACATCCTGACGGCTTCCGGCTGGAGGGACCTCTGGCCGCAGCACACAGCAGTGGGCCCCGCACAGTGCTCTATGAGGGCCCTGTGCGTGGGCTCTGCCCCTTGGCCCTCCGAAACTCTAACACCATGGCAGCCGCTGCCCTAGCTGCTCCCAGTCTGGGCTTCGACCGTGTCATTGGGGTGCTTGTGGCTGACCTTAGGTGAGCAAAGGGGAGTTAGGTGACCCGGCTGTGTACACGCCGGATGAACTGACTGCCCTTTTCTGCAGCCTCACTGACATGCACGTGGTGGACGTGGAGCTGACAGGCCCCCCAGGGCCCACGGGCCGCCGCTTCGCGGTGCACACCCACAGAGAAAACCCAGCCGAGCCCGGGGCTGTCACCGGCTCTGCTACTGTTACAGCCTTCTGGCGCAGCCTACTGGGTGCGTCCAGGCCCCTCCAACCCCTCGGCGTTTGTGCTCTACAGAGCTCACGTGTTGGGTGTCTAACCCCAGTTTTCCATCTTTGCCTGTCCTTCCTTCACATCCCCAGGATTTATgagcctctctttcctgccccGCTTCCTCTCGCCTCCTGTGTCCCACCATCCACACCCCACATCTCTTTCTGAGTATCCTCTTTGGGTTGTACCACACTACCGTTTTCAAAGCGCACGTTCGCctgcgtgtgtctgtgttgtcATCCTAGTCTTTCATTCTCCCCACAGGCTGCTGCCAGCTCCCCTCCAGACCGGGGATCCGCCTCTGCTGACaagtctccctccccccactatCCTGTCAGCTCAACCACTATGTGATCAGTAAACATCAGAGTTTTGTCCGTCGTTCTCTTTGGCCTTTTTGATTCCTTGTCCACCCCCGCCACACACCTCTATTACGTCACGCTTCAGCCACACGTCTTGCGTGACGCCATAGCAGCGAGCACATGAGGACACACGCAAACTAACCTCCCAGAAATTATCACGAGATTATTAGTTactacatttcccagaaaccTCTAGGCAGCAGTGTGCCCTGGGAGAACACGAGAACTGGCTGCGTAGACCGACGGGAATTGTAGTCCCGCGCGGCCGAGAGGCCCTGGAGGACTTCCGGACTGCGCTTCCTATTTAGACGCCCCGAGGAGGTCTTCGGGAATCGCAGTCCGCTGCGCTCGAGTCGCCGGGAGCTGTAGTCCGTCCCGTCTGCCCAGTCAGCGTGGTACCACCGGGTTGCTGTCTAGGGAATGTGAAAGCGGCCGGttccagagagcagagaggccGGCCGGGTGAGGGCCCGGCGAGAGCCTTGCGAAGGAGGGTGGGAGCGTGCCTGGTTGCCAGGTGACAGGAGGGGCTCCTGTTGCTTAGTGACTGGGAGAGGGCCTTGTTGCCaggtgaaggaaggagagaaccctgGTTATTGTTGAAGGGAAATCTTCCGTTGCTAGGCGACCAGAAGAGACCCTGTTACCCGGAGACGGGGAAAGAGAAGTCCTCCATTGCTAGGTGATCAGAAAATGGACCGGGTTACCAATGGGGTGGGGTGTGTTCTGTTGTTTGGGAACCAAAAAGGTATTGTTTCCTAGGGACAGACGGGGTAGATAGTCCGTTGCTAGGTGACGTTGATCTGGACCCTTTTGTTTGGGGTGGGTCTCTATTGCCAGGTGAGCAGAAAAGAGCCTTTTACCCCTTAGGACTGTGCCCTGAAGGTGCCTCTGTGCTCTGGAGACAGCCTGGGGAACAGGATCAGGGGCCACACATCCTCCTAAGCTGGCCCCAGCGCCCATCTCAATGGCCCTTGCCCAGGAAGGAACACAGGAATCTGGAGACCCAGATGACCCAAGTCCTGGGTACCTAACAACTTCTCCTTGTCCCACCCCCAGCAGGAGCCGAGGAGGGCATGTCTCAGGCACCGGAAGCGCGGCCGAGCCCACCCTCAGTGTATCACGAGCGGCAGCGGTTAGAGCTATGCGCCGTCCACGCTCTCAACAACGTTCTCCAAAAGCAGCACTTTAGCCAGGAAGCTGCAGATGAAATCTGCAAGAGGTGACTGCCGTTGTTCCTGGGCCCTGGAAGAGCGGGGCTGAGAGAGGCACGGGAGCCGGCCTAGAGTCCCAGCAGGCCCAGGCCTCAGATCCAGGAGCTGTTGTCTGCCTCAGCCCCAGCTTTGGCCTCGAGCTCTCTTATCTCAGCCTTTGTCACAGCCTTCCAACTATCTGT encodes:
- the Lrrc4b gene encoding leucine-rich repeat-containing protein 4B gives rise to the protein MAHAHIRGFRCPLLPPGRMSWPHGALLLLWLFSPPLRAGGGGVAVTSAAGGGSPPATSCPAACSCSNQASRVICTRRELAEVPASIPVNTRYLNLQENSIQVIRTDTFKHLRHLEILQLSKNLVRKIEVGAFNGLPSLNTLELFDNRLTTVPTQAFEYLSKLRELWLRNNPIESIPSYAFNRVPSLRRLDLGELKRLEYISEAAFEGLVNLRYLNLGMCNLKDIPNLTALVRLEELELSGNRLDLIRPGSFQGLTSLRKLWLMHAQVATIERNAFDDLKSLEELNLSHNNLMSLPHDLFTPLHRLERVHLNHNPWHCNCDVLWLSWWLKETVPSNTTCCARCHAPAGLKGRYIGELDQSHFTCYAPVIVEPPTDLNVTEGMAAELKCRTGTSMTSVNWLTPNGTLMTHGSYRVRISVLHDGTLNFTNVTVQDTGQYTCMVTNSAGNTTASATLNVSAVDPVAAGGPGSGGPGGGGGAGGAGGYTYFTTVTVETLETQPGEEAQQPRGTEKEPPGPTTDGAWGGGRPDAAAPASASTTAPAPRSSRPTEKAFTVPITDVTENALKDLDDVMKTTKIIIGCFVAITFMAAVMLVAFYKLRKQHQLHKHHGPTRTVEIINVEDELPAASAVSVAAAAAVAGGAGVGGDSHLALPALERDHLNHHHYVAAAFKAHYGGNPGGGCGAKGPGLNSIHEPLLFKSGSKENVQETQI
- the Aspdh gene encoding aspartate dehydrogenase domain-containing protein gives rise to the protein MATTVTPQVPQKVGVVGYGRLGQSLVSRLLAQGSELGLELVFVWNRDPGRMAGSVPPALQLRDLTTLEERHPDLVVEVAHPKIIQESGVQILRHANLLVGSPSALADQTTEQHLLEAANRWGHTVFVARGALWGAEDISRLDAAGGLQSLRVTMATHPDGFRLEGPLAAAHSSGPRTVLYEGPVRGLCPLALRNSNTMAAAALAAPSLGFDRVIGVLVADLSLTDMHVVDVELTGPPGPTGRRFAVHTHRENPAEPGAVTGSATVTAFWRSLLGCCQLPSRPGIRLC